Within the Bacillus sp. FSL K6-3431 genome, the region AAAATGTATGGGGCGATTCTTTTGTTGGGGATGGGACCCTAAATGTACATATTCGGCATTTACGTGAGAAAATTGAAAGTAATCCAAGGGAACCGCAATTTATAAAAACAGTATGGGGAACAGGATATGTGCTAGAGGATGTTAACGAATGAAAATAAAATGGTTAATTGTGTTGATTCTGGTTGTTTTTAGCGTTGGAATTGTCCTTTCCATAATGGTTATTAAGAGTAAGAACATTTCGGAAATAGATCTTGTGGCCATAAATGATGTGGTTAAAACTGTAGAAAGAAATTGGGGACAAGTTAGTGAAGAAACTTTTCATAACGGCGATCTAAAGCAATCATTTTCTATTATAGATCACTTGGGAGTCGTGATTTATCAAACACCAGGCAATCATTTTACTAATTTGAATGATGCTATAAAAAATAGAGATACACTTATAGATCTGAAGCAAAATAAAGAGATTGTAGGGAAAATAATTATCCGCAATAACGATCAAGACATCATGCATCAAATGAAAAGTGAACTGGTTACATCCATAAGTTTGATATTTGGTCTATTAATGATTGTTAGCATTCTATATATCCTCTATATTTACAGAACGTTATTGAAACCATTTAAGCAGCTTCAAAATTTCGCAGCGAATGTGGCTAGAGGTAATTTTGATATTCCTTTAAATATGGGCAAGAACAATTACTTTGGTGCATTCACAGAAAGTTTTGATTTATTGCGTGAAGAACTAGAGTGTGCACGTCAAAGAGAGTATGAATCCAACCGTAGTAAGAAGGAGCTAGTAGCCACATTAAGTCATGATATTAAGACACCTGTCGCTTCAATCAAAGCGGTTAGTGAATTAATGCTTATACAGGCAAAATCTGAAAAGACAATCAAGCAAGTAAATACGATTAATTCGAAAGCGGAGCAAATTGACTTACTCGTTACGGATATGTTTCACGCTACTTTAGAAGAACTTCAACAGTTAAAATTAACGATAACCGAAGTATCGAGCGAAGTACTTGTTGATATGATTGAGAATGTCAATTATGATAACAAAATCGTCTATGCTTCCATTCCACCTTGTATTATTATGACGGATCCCCTACGTATGCAGCAGGTAATAGATAATATTATAAGTAATTCATATAAATATGCAGGAACTAATGTTACTATCAAGTCCGGGATCAATCAGGGATATCTTGAACTCCACATTATTGACTACGGATTAGGAATTAGTGAAGAAGAATTACCTCTATTATTCAATAAATATTATCGAGGAGGAAATGTCGAAGGCAAGAATGGTTCAGGCCTTGGTCTATATATTTCGAAATACTTCATGGAAAATATGGAAGGGCAAATCAACTGTTACAACCGAAAAGATGGTTTTACAGTAGTTCTAAAAATCAAACTTTCTTAAATATTTAAGAAGTAATTAAGAATTACACAAAGATTTAATAAGAATTGATTTTGTATGATAAGACTGTAATCTTCATTACGGTCTTTTTTTTATAGGTCGAATATAGGAGAGGTTAGTTCAATAAAAGGAGAGTGCTAATCAATTATGACAAAAATAATTATTAGAACGGAAAAGCTGTGTAAAACCTTTTCAAGCGGTGGAATCCAACAACATGTTTTAAAAAATCTAGATATCAGTTTAGTAGAAGGGGATTTTACCATCATAATGGGTAGTTCGGGATCTGGGAAATCCACGCTACTTTACGCAATTAGTGGTATGGATAAACCGACATTAGGTGAAATAGATTTTGCTGGGAAAAAATTAGCTAAATTAAACAACGATCAACTGGCAATTTTTAGAAGGAATAATTGTGGCTTTGTATTCCAACAAATTTATTTACTAGACAATATGAGCGCACTAGATAATGTGCTTGCAAGTGGTCTATTAGTAAATAAAAATAAGCGCAAACTCGGCAAAAAGGCGAAAGAACTATTAATTCAAGTAGGGATCAATGAAAACGCATGGTCTAAATTTCCAACCCAGCTTTCTGGTGGTGAGGCCCAGCGAGTTGGGATTATTAGAGCCATCATTAATAGTCCGAAAGTATTGTTTGCAGATGAACCAACTGGTGCATTAAACTCAGCTACTGG harbors:
- a CDS encoding HAMP domain-containing sensor histidine kinase, with the protein product MKIKWLIVLILVVFSVGIVLSIMVIKSKNISEIDLVAINDVVKTVERNWGQVSEETFHNGDLKQSFSIIDHLGVVIYQTPGNHFTNLNDAIKNRDTLIDLKQNKEIVGKIIIRNNDQDIMHQMKSELVTSISLIFGLLMIVSILYILYIYRTLLKPFKQLQNFAANVARGNFDIPLNMGKNNYFGAFTESFDLLREELECARQREYESNRSKKELVATLSHDIKTPVASIKAVSELMLIQAKSEKTIKQVNTINSKAEQIDLLVTDMFHATLEELQQLKLTITEVSSEVLVDMIENVNYDNKIVYASIPPCIIMTDPLRMQQVIDNIISNSYKYAGTNVTIKSGINQGYLELHIIDYGLGISEEELPLLFNKYYRGGNVEGKNGSGLGLYISKYFMENMEGQINCYNRKDGFTVVLKIKLS
- a CDS encoding ABC transporter ATP-binding protein; protein product: MTKIIIRTEKLCKTFSSGGIQQHVLKNLDISLVEGDFTIIMGSSGSGKSTLLYAISGMDKPTLGEIDFAGKKLAKLNNDQLAIFRRNNCGFVFQQIYLLDNMSALDNVLASGLLVNKNKRKLGKKAKELLIQVGINENAWSKFPTQLSGGEAQRVGIIRAIINSPKVLFADEPTGALNSATGNSVLDVFTNVNSNGQSIVLVTHDIKTALRGNRVLYLRDGVICGDLQLGTYNENENIERHEKLRDFLAEMGW